TGCGGCCCGGGCGGAACTCCGGTCCCTTCGCCACCGCCGACGCGACGACCTCCTGGGGCGTCAGCGTGTCGAAGCGGTGCGCGTACACCTCGTCGAAGGTGTTCCCGAGGGCTCTGCCCGGCTGGATGCCGCTGGTGTGGTTCAGCAGCTGCCGTACGGTGATCGGCCTGAAGTCGCGCGTCAACAGCCCCGGGAGGTAGTGCTGCACGGGCTTGTCCAGGCGGATCTCGCCCGCTGCCGCGAGCTGCAGGACGACGGCCGCCGTCACCACCTTCGTCGTCGACCCCGCCCGGAAGCGGGCGTCCGGGTCCGCCGCCCGGCCGCTCGCCAGGTCGTGCACGCCCGCGCTGGCGTGCCAGGTGCCGTCGGTGCCGCCGACCCGGACGAGGGCCGCGGTGGCGTCCTGGTCCGGGATGTCCTTCAGTGCGTCTTTGAGGGCATTGGTGTCCAGACCGGTCGTCGTGGCGTCCAGGCCGCTCGTCGTGGTGTGCGCGGCCGTCGGAGCGGAGGCCGCGAACGCGGGCGCGGCCAGCGGGCCGGCGCCCAGGGCGAGGACGAGGGAGGCGGTGAGGACGGTGGTGCGGCGACGGGCGCGCATGCGGCGGCTCCAGAGGTCGACGGATGTACGGGATGTGTTGGTGATCATCCTGTGGCCGTACGGTGTCTCCCGGATCGTCGGCAAGGAGGGCACCGGACCCTGGCTGAACCCGGAGCAAGTGCGGTGACGGGCAAGGGTGTTGTGGGGGAGTGCCCCTAAGGGACCCCGAAGCCCCCCTCGAAAAACTGTTATCGCGGACACCTTCACGTCGTCTCCACGCTGTGACGCCCGACATAACCATGACCCCCGGCCCGCCTGAGAGGGTGCGTGCGGAGACAACGTGAGAGAAAGCGCGACGGAGAGGACGACGTGGACACGCGGCAATGGCGCGACACCATCGCGGCAGCGCAGGCCGGCGACCGGCAGGCGCTGGACGAGCTGGTCGCGGGCTGGCTGCCGCTCGTCTACAACATCGTCGGCCGAGCCCTGAACGGCCACGCCGACGTCGACGACGTCGTCCAGGAGACCATGCTCCGAGCCGTCGACAACCTCGGCTCGCTGCGCGACCCGGACAGCTTCCGGTCCTGGCTCGTGGCGATCGCCATGCGGCAGATCCGGGACCGGGCCCGCCGCAGGTCCACGGAGAAGCTGGACGAGGCGGCGGCGCACGAGGCCACCGACTTCGCCGAACTCACCGTGCTGCGGCTTCAGTTGGAGGGACAGCGGCGTGAGGTCGCGGAGGCGGTGCGCTGGCTCGACGACGAGGACCGGCAGCTGCTGTCGCTGTGGTGGCTGGAGGTCGCCGGCGAGCTCTCCCGGCGCGAGCTGGCGGCGGCCGTCGGCATCAGCCGGCAGCACGCCGCCGTGCGCGTCCAGCGGATGAAGGAGCGCCTGGAGACCTCGCGCGGCATCGTGCGGGCCCTCGACGGCGCCTGCCCGGACCTGCGCGAGCTGACCGGCCGCTGGAACGGCCGCCCCGACTCGGTCTGGCGCAAGCGGCTGGCCCGGCACATCCGGCGCTGCGGCTACTGCGGCGACGCCCGCGAGACCGTCGTACCGGCGGAGCGCCTGCTCGTCGGGATCGCGCTCGTCCCGATCCCGGTCGGCTTCACCCTCTCGCTGGCCTTCGGCGGCAAGACGGCGGTGGCCGCCACGTCCGCCGCCACCTCCGTCGGCTGGTCCGCGAAGGTGCTGGGCGCGCTGACCAAGCCGGCGGTCGCCGTGACCGCGGGCGCCTCCCTCGTCGCGGGCGGCGCGTACGTCGTCACGCAGCCCCCCGACGCCCCGCCCCCGCGCGCGGCCGTCACACCCACGGCGACGGCCACGTCCACCCCACCGTCCCTTCCGGCCGCCCCGCCCCCCTCGCCCTCACCGTCGGCGACCCGGCCGAAGGCCGACCTGTACGGCAGCGTCGTCGACGCCGTCGACCGGGCGCCGGACCCGAACGCCGAGCCCGCGCCCCTGCCGCACCGGCCGGAGTCGGGGATCACCAGCACCGGCGGCGCGCGCGCCGTGATGAACCACCGCGGCGACAGCGTCACGTTCACCGGCCAGGGCTATGTCCTCGTCCGCTGGCAGATCTCGCCCCAGTACCGGCCCGGCGGTCTGGTCATGCCCACCTGGACCGGACTTCAGGGCAAGCTCTTCCACGTGGCCTCGGGCGGTGGCCGCCGTATGGACGACCCCGTGAAGGGCAGCTCCGACGGCTCCGCCACGGGCATGGGCAACCCGGACATCGGCTACACCGTGCTGCCGGACGGCACCCAGCAGATGTGGCAGAACGAGTACTTCTACCTCGACGGCAGCGTCACCCTCACTGTGAACGAGCGGGGCGCCGACTACGGCCTGAGCGTCTTCCCGTCGAGCTGGAACGCGGTGAACGAGGACATCAACAGCGGGCCCCCTGACGGCGCGATCCGCTACGGCCTCGTCCGCGACACCGGCAAGGACGACACCCCCGTACCGCAGTACGTCACTCGCGCGACCCCGGCCGACCCGGCGACCGTTCCTCAGGAATCGCGGTTGTAGGACTCCCGCCGGAGTTCGCCGGGCCGCGCGGTCAGCCGCCGTTGCGCAGGGTGCACAGTGTGTCGATGCGGTTCGTGGTGATCGAGTCGACGCCCATCGCGGTGAGGCGGCGCATCGAGCGGCGGGTGTCGGGGGTCCAGACGGAGAGCAGGTAGCCGTCGGCGTGGACGCGGTCGGCGAGGGCGCGGTCGACCAGGGCGAAGCGGTAGTTGAGCCAGCGCGGGCGTACCGCGTCCAGCAGGGCGGGGCGCGGCGGGGCCAGTGTGGTCCAGGTCAGCGCGATCTCGGCGGCCTTGTCGGCGGCGCGCACGGCGAGCATGGCCGTGGCGTCCGCGCAGTAGTACACGCGGTCCGCCGCCCCGCACTCGCGGACCACGTCCACGACCCGGCGCGCCACCCGCACGTCGGACGTGCCCGGCAGGTCGAGCATCATCCGGGTGCCGTCGGTCGCGGTCAGCGCCTCGGCCAGCGTCGGCACCTTGCCGAACGTCAGCCCGCGCACCTCGTCCGCCGACAGCGACAGCAGCGGCCGGTCGTGCTCCCACAGCCGCTTCAGCGTGTCGTCGTGCAGCAGCACGGGCACGCCGTCGCGGGTCAGCCGTACGTCGATCTCGACCGCGTCCGCGCCCTGTCGGAGCGCGGAACGCAGCGAGTCGATCGTGTTCTCGCGGACGCGGTAGGGGTCGCCGCGGTGGGCCACGGCGGTCAGGGTCTGCATGCGCCCATTGTGAGGGGACGCCCCTGCGAGGGATGCCTCAGGGGGCGAGCCAGGCCGAGGTGTACGTCTCGATCTCGTCCTTGATCCGCGCCTTGCCGGCCTCGTCCAGGAAGGACGCCTCCACCGCGGTCTTCGCCAGTTCGGCCAGGCCCCGCTCGTCGAGGTCCAGCAGCCGGGCGGCGACCGCGTACTCGCTGTTGAGGTCGGTGCCGAACATCGGCGGGTCGTCGGAGTTGATCGTGACCAGGACGCCGGCCCGCACGAATTCCTTGATCGGGTGCTCGTCGAGGGTGCGGACCGCGCGTGTGGCGATGTTGGAGGTCGGGCACACCTCCAGCGGGATCCGGTGCTCGGCGAGGTGGGCGAGGAGCTTCTCGTCCCGGGCGGAGCTGGTGCCGTGTCCGATCCGCTCGGCACGCAGTTCGGTGAGCGCGTCCCACACGGTCTCGGGGCCGGTGGTCTCGCCCGCGTGCGGCACCGACCGCAGTCCGGCGGCGATGGCCCGGTCGAAGTACGGCTTGAACTGCGGCCGCGGTACGCCGATCTCGGGCCCGCCGAGCCCGAAGGAGACCAGCCCCTCGGGGCGCCCCCGGTCGTCGGTGGCCAGCCGGGTCGTCTCCTCGGCGGCCTCCAGACCGGCCTCTCCGGGGATGTCGAAGCACCAGCGCAGAACGGTCCCGAACTCGGCCTCCGCCGCCTTGCGCGCGTCCTCGATCGCGTCCATGAAGGCCCGCTCGTCGATGCCCCGGCGGGTCGAGGAGAACGGGGTGATGGTCAGCTCGGCGTAGCGCACCCGCTGCCGGGCCAGGTCCCGGGCCACCTCGTACGTCAGCAGCCGTACGTCCTCCGGGGTGCGGATCAGGTCGACGACGGACAGGTACACCTCGATGAAGTGGGCGAAGTCCGTGAAGCTGAAGTAGTCGACCAGGGCCTCGGGGTCGGTGGGGACCTTGGAGTCGGGGTGGCGGGCGGCCAGTTCCGAGACGATCCGCGGGGAGGCGGAGCCGACGTGGTGCACGTGCAGTTCGGCCTTGGGCAGCGACGCGATGAAGGCGTGAAGGTCGCGCGGCACGCGGGCGTCGACGAGACGGTCGGTCAAGGTTCCTCCCCGGGAACGGCGTCCGCGGCTGCTCGGCTGTTCGGCAGTGGGACGCGGGTGATCGGCTGATCGGTGACTCGGGGATCATCGTAGGCCGGGGTCACGGTGGAGGGTGTCGGGCCTTAGCATGACGGCATACAACAGAGGGGGGTCCCGCGCATGTCCGACGACGCGCAGACGCCGGAGGACGTCGCCGCGCACCGGCCGACACCGCCCGGTCGGTCCGACCGGCCCGGTGAGTCGGATGGCGCGTCCCGCGACCCGTGGGCCGCGCCGGCCGACCGGGGGCCCGAGGACGCGGCTCCCCAGGTCGATCTGGGCAAGCAGGGGCAGCAGAGCCAGGGAGTGACTCCTCCCGGCGGACCCGGGGCGACCCTCGCCGACACGGGCCCGATCACCCGGCCGTCGACTCCGCCGGCCTCCTCCGTGCACGACCAGCAGACCGTCACGTCGATGCCCGGCGTCGGCACGCCGCACCCGCACAGCGTGGATTCCCAGGCGTGGGCATCCCCCTTCGCCCAGCCCACGCCCTCGGCCCCGGCGAACGGCTCCGTCAACCCCTTCGCCCCGCCCAACCCGGCCGCACCCCCGAACACCGGCCCGGCGAGCCCCTTCGCGGCACCCGCCCAGGGCGGGCTCCACCCCCAGGGCCTGCCCGTCCCCCCGCCGCCCATCTCCCCCGACGGCCCCGGCCAGGTCCCCTACGGCTACCCCGGCGGCTACGGCTACCCCACCCCGCCCGGCTACGGCGCCCACGGCCCGCAGTCCCAGGGGTCCGGTGCCTACTACGGCTGGCCCGGCATGGCACCCGGCCCGAGCAACGGGATGGGTACGGCCGCGCTGGTGCTCGGCATCATCGGCGCCGTCGGCTTCTGCCTCTGGCCGCTGGCCATCGTGGCGGGCATCCTGGCCGTGGTCTTCGGAACGATCGGCCGCGGCAAGGCCCGCCGAGGCGAGGCCACGAACCCGGGCCAGGCCCTGGCCGGCATCATCTGCGGGTCGGTGGGCCTCGTCCTGGGCATCGGGATGATCCTGCTGCTGGTGTTCGTCCCGTAAGGCCCGGGCCGGCGCCTTCGCACCCGGGCCGGCACCTTCGCAGGGGAGGTGCCGGTCCTACCCCCGCAACCGGTCCCGCGCCTCCATCAGCGCGAACCCCAGCAGATTCGGCCCCCGCCACCGCTCCGGATCCTGTGCGGCCTCGTCGTCCGCGGCGAGGCCGATGCCCCACACCCGGTCCACGGGGCTCGCCTCCACCAGCACCCGGTCACCCGTGTTCAGCAGGAACTCCCGCAGCTCGTCGTGGGCGGCGAACTTGTGGACGCTGCCCTCCACCACGAGCCCGAACCGCTCGCGCTCCCATATGGCCTCGTCGAAGCCGCGCACGAGGCGCCCCGCCTTCTTGGCCTCGGCGGGATGCTCCGCCGCCAGCACGCGCCGCTCCGCTTCCGGATCTTCGAAAAGGCGTGCCTTTCCCGCCATCATCCAGTGCTCGGCGGTCGCGTAGGTCACGCCGTCCGCCGAGAACGGCGACGGCCACCACTGGCTCAGACAACTCGGTCCCACCCGGCCGTCCGGCCGCGGCCGGTGCCCCCAGAAGTACAGATACTTGACCCTTGCCCCCGCCCGGACCGCCCTGACCAGGGCCTCCCGCGAATCGATCTTCCCCGTGGTCCTTTCCATGCGCCCGAGTCTGGCAGGCACCACTGACACTCCGTCCTCCCTTTTCGACGTCGGCTCGACGCCTGGTCGACAGATTCCGTCGCGTAACCAAAAGGCAACAACGGAATCACTTGTTGGACGCCCTTTGCTCTGTCAGGATCGGCACTCAAATCGAGCTGGAGCTACGCCACCCGCCTCCGACGAACGCGGGGCGACGGCGGAGGAGAGCGACATGCACAAGCCGGGCACTGCCACCCCGGACCGGTTCGCGGCCCAGGAGCGCTTCACGGACGGTGCGCAGTACATCGCGGGCCGCCTGACGAAGGGCACCTCCGGCCGCACGCACGCGGTCGTGGACCCGGCGACCGGGGAGGACGTCCTCTCGTACGAGCTCGCCGGCACCGCCGACGTGGACGCGGCCGTCGCCGCCGCCCGCGAGGCCTTCCCCGGCTGGTCCTCGGCCACCCCGGGCGAGCGCTCCGACGCCCTGCACCGCTTCGCCGCCGTGCTGGCCGACCGGGCCGAGGACTTCGCCCGCGCCGAGTCCCTGCAGTGGGGCAAGCCGCTGAAGCTGACCCGCGAGTTCGACGTGCCGGGGACCGTCGACAACACGGCCTTCTTCGCCGGTGCGGCCCGGCACCTCCAGGGGCAGTCGGCCGGCGAGTACTCCGGCGACCACACCTCGTACGTCCGCCGCGAGCC
The nucleotide sequence above comes from Streptomyces sp. NL15-2K. Encoded proteins:
- a CDS encoding serine hydrolase domain-containing protein; amino-acid sequence: MRARRRTTVLTASLVLALGAGPLAAPAFAASAPTAAHTTTSGLDATTTGLDTNALKDALKDIPDQDATAALVRVGGTDGTWHASAGVHDLASGRAADPDARFRAGSTTKVVTAAVVLQLAAAGEIRLDKPVQHYLPGLLTRDFRPITVRQLLNHTSGIQPGRALGNTFDEVYAHRFDTLTPQEVVASAVAKGPEFRPGRKQHYLNINYTILGLLIEKVTGHSYASEATRRVLLPARMRDTYFPGTDPTIRGPHNHGYQAVKRADGTTEFVDVTDWNQADKWAVGDMISTTADLERLLTRLFRGDLVPRPQLKEMFTLPKGVKGATMSAGLQRLELEGRVYWLKSGARYGYGSAIVATRDLSRTLVVSVGATDAKSEGMNPVTERIARAALK
- a CDS encoding sigma-70 family RNA polymerase sigma factor, giving the protein MDTRQWRDTIAAAQAGDRQALDELVAGWLPLVYNIVGRALNGHADVDDVVQETMLRAVDNLGSLRDPDSFRSWLVAIAMRQIRDRARRRSTEKLDEAAAHEATDFAELTVLRLQLEGQRREVAEAVRWLDDEDRQLLSLWWLEVAGELSRRELAAAVGISRQHAAVRVQRMKERLETSRGIVRALDGACPDLRELTGRWNGRPDSVWRKRLARHIRRCGYCGDARETVVPAERLLVGIALVPIPVGFTLSLAFGGKTAVAATSAATSVGWSAKVLGALTKPAVAVTAGASLVAGGAYVVTQPPDAPPPRAAVTPTATATSTPPSLPAAPPPSPSPSATRPKADLYGSVVDAVDRAPDPNAEPAPLPHRPESGITSTGGARAVMNHRGDSVTFTGQGYVLVRWQISPQYRPGGLVMPTWTGLQGKLFHVASGGGRRMDDPVKGSSDGSATGMGNPDIGYTVLPDGTQQMWQNEYFYLDGSVTLTVNERGADYGLSVFPSSWNAVNEDINSGPPDGAIRYGLVRDTGKDDTPVPQYVTRATPADPATVPQESRL
- a CDS encoding glycerophosphodiester phosphodiesterase; the encoded protein is MQTLTAVAHRGDPYRVRENTIDSLRSALRQGADAVEIDVRLTRDGVPVLLHDDTLKRLWEHDRPLLSLSADEVRGLTFGKVPTLAEALTATDGTRMMLDLPGTSDVRVARRVVDVVRECGAADRVYYCADATAMLAVRAADKAAEIALTWTTLAPPRPALLDAVRPRWLNYRFALVDRALADRVHADGYLLSVWTPDTRRSMRRLTAMGVDSITTNRIDTLCTLRNGG
- a CDS encoding adenosine deaminase, producing the protein MTDRLVDARVPRDLHAFIASLPKAELHVHHVGSASPRIVSELAARHPDSKVPTDPEALVDYFSFTDFAHFIEVYLSVVDLIRTPEDVRLLTYEVARDLARQRVRYAELTITPFSSTRRGIDERAFMDAIEDARKAAEAEFGTVLRWCFDIPGEAGLEAAEETTRLATDDRGRPEGLVSFGLGGPEIGVPRPQFKPYFDRAIAAGLRSVPHAGETTGPETVWDALTELRAERIGHGTSSARDEKLLAHLAEHRIPLEVCPTSNIATRAVRTLDEHPIKEFVRAGVLVTINSDDPPMFGTDLNSEYAVAARLLDLDERGLAELAKTAVEASFLDEAGKARIKDEIETYTSAWLAP
- a CDS encoding DUF4190 domain-containing protein encodes the protein MSDDAQTPEDVAAHRPTPPGRSDRPGESDGASRDPWAAPADRGPEDAAPQVDLGKQGQQSQGVTPPGGPGATLADTGPITRPSTPPASSVHDQQTVTSMPGVGTPHPHSVDSQAWASPFAQPTPSAPANGSVNPFAPPNPAAPPNTGPASPFAAPAQGGLHPQGLPVPPPPISPDGPGQVPYGYPGGYGYPTPPGYGAHGPQSQGSGAYYGWPGMAPGPSNGMGTAALVLGIIGAVGFCLWPLAIVAGILAVVFGTIGRGKARRGEATNPGQALAGIICGSVGLVLGIGMILLLVFVP
- a CDS encoding NADAR family protein, which translates into the protein MERTTGKIDSREALVRAVRAGARVKYLYFWGHRPRPDGRVGPSCLSQWWPSPFSADGVTYATAEHWMMAGKARLFEDPEAERRVLAAEHPAEAKKAGRLVRGFDEAIWERERFGLVVEGSVHKFAAHDELREFLLNTGDRVLVEASPVDRVWGIGLAADDEAAQDPERWRGPNLLGFALMEARDRLRG